A genome region from Manis javanica isolate MJ-LG chromosome 3, MJ_LKY, whole genome shotgun sequence includes the following:
- the OTUD4 gene encoding OTU domain-containing protein 4 isoform X2, producing MEAAVGAPDGGDQGGTGCREDATPMDAYLRKLGLYRKLVAKDGSCLFRAVAEQVLHSQSRHVEVRMACIHYLRENREKFEEFIEGSFEDYLKRLENPQEWVGQVEISALSLMYRKDFIIYREPNVSPSQVTENNFPEKVLLCFSNGNHYDIVYPIKYKESSAMCQSLLYELLYEKVFKTDVSKILMELDTSKGADENNSEVSDSEDDSCKSKTTTANDVNGFKALSSDQHPKNNGNSPSLPLSRKVLKSLNPAVYRNVEYEIWLKSKQAQQKHDYSIAAGLQYEVGDKCQVRLDHNGKFSNAEFQGVHSENGPILVEEPGKKHSPKNLKTAPSESWNTVSGKKMKKPSTLVQNLHSGSQSQKPSSEHKNLRTSSQIIRKPDRERAEDFDHTSRESNYFGLSPEERREKQAIEESRLLYEIQNRDEQAFPALSSSSVSQSASQSSSNPCVQRKSSHVSDRKGSRRRTDTEERKDKDSIHGHVHLDKKPEPSTLENMSDDKCAGVLSPSKSKKLECPPSAEQKPAEHVSLSNPAPLLVSPEVHLTPAVPSLPATVPAWPSEPTTFGPTGVPTQIPILSVTQTLTTGPDSAVSQAHLTPSPVPVSIQAVNQPLMPLPQTLSLYQDPLYPGFPYNEKGDRAIAPPYSLCHTGEDLPKDKNILRFFFNLGVKAYSCPMWAPHSYLYPLHQAYLTACRIYPKVPVSVYPQNPWFQEVAASQNESDCTCTDAQFPMQTEANVNGQMPQAEIEPPTFSSPLVIPPSQVSESHGQLSYQADLESENTGQLLHAEYEEPLSGKNMFTQPSFGPNPFLGPVPIAPPFFPHVWYGYPFQGFIESPVMRQNIVVPSDEKELDLPLENLDLSKECGSVSADAFPEARGEGTCPLTEASVSKHEGRAEQSSQTPEADLAVASIPPGAEGKAHLPTQILNRERETVPVGLEPKRTIPSMKEKSEKAKDPSKTAAVVVSGANSVDSRVQRPKEESSEDENDVSDILRGGRSKQFYNQTYGGRKYKSDWSYSGRGGYQHARGEESWKGQPSRSRDEGYQYHRNVRGRPYRGDRRRAGMGDGHRGQHT from the exons gtattGCACTCTCAGTCTCGCCATGTTGAAGTCAGAATGGCCTGTATTCACTATCTTcgagagaacagagagaaatttGAAGAG tttatAGAAGGGTCATTTGAAGACTATTTAAAACGTTTGGAAAATCCACAG GAATGGGTTGGACAAGTGGAAATAAGTGCCCTTTCTCTTATGTACAG GAAAGATTTTATAATTTATCGGGAACCAAATGTTTCTCCTTCACAagtaactgaaaataattttcctgaaAAG gtgTTACTGTGTTTTTCAAATGGAAATCATTATGATATTGTCTATCCCATAAAGTATAAAGAGAGCTCTGCTATGTGTCAGT CTCTCCTTTATGAATTGCTGTATGAGAAGGTATTTAAAACTGATGTTAGTAAAATCTTGATGGAATTAGACACCTCTAAAGGAGCTGATGAAAACAACAGTGAAGTATCAGATTCAGAGGATGACAGTTGCAA gAGTAAAACTACCACTGCTAATGATGTGAATGGATTTAAAGCTTTGTCAAGTGACCAg CACCCAAAAAATAATGGGAATTCTCCTAGCCTTCCTTTGTCTAGAAAAGTTCTTAAGTCACTCAATCCAGCAGTCTATAGGAATGTGGAATATGAAATTTGGCTGAAGTCTAAACAAG CTCAACAAAAACATGATTACTCCATTGCTGCTGGCTTACAGTATGAAGTTGGAGATAAATGCCAA GTTAGATTGGATCACAATGGTAAATTTTCTAATGCAGAGTTTCAAGGGGTTCACTCTGAGAATGGACCGATTTTGGTTGAAGAACCTGGAAAGAA acATTCACCGAAGAACCTCAAAACAGCTCCCTCAGAAAGCTGGAACACAGTGTcaggaaagaagatgaaaaaacCTTCCACTTTGGTACAAAATTTGCACTCTG GGTCACAGTCTCAGAAACCCTCCAGTGAGCACAAAAATCTTAGGACAAGCTCACAGATCATAAG AAAACCTGATCGTGAGAGAGCAGAGGATTTTGATCACACGAGTCGAGAGTCTAACTATTTTGGCCTCTCCCCAGAAGAGCGCAGAGAGAAGCAAGCTATAGAAGAATCTCGTTTACTCTATGAGATTCAGAACAGAGATGAACAGGCTTTCCCAGCCCTTTCC agcTCATCAGTCAGTCAGTCGGCTTCTCAGAGTAGTAGCAACCCATGCGTCCAGAGAAAATCATCACATGTGAGTGATAGAAAAGGAAGCAGGCGGAGAACGGATACTGAAGAACGAAAAGATAAAG ACTCCATCCATGGACATGTTCACTTGGATAAAAAACCTGAGCCAAGCACATTGGAG AATATGAGTGATGATAAATGTGCAGGAGTTTTGTCACCATCCAAGTCAAAGAAATTAGAGTGCCCACCTTCTGCAGAACAA AAGCCAGCAGAACATGTGTCTTTGTCAAATCCAGCTCCTCTTCTAGTTTCTCCAGAGGTACATCTAACTCCCGCAGTGCCTTCTTTACCAGCCACTGTGCCAGCCTGGCCAAGTGAACCTACAACTTTTGGACCAACAG GTGTCCCTACTCAAATCCCCATCTTGTCAGTGACACAGACCCTGACCACTGGACCTGATTCTGCTGTGTCCCAAGCTCATTTAACACCCTCTCCAGTTCCTGTGTCAATACAGGCAGTTAACCAGCCCTTGATGCCTTTGCCTCAGACATTGAGCCTTTACCAGGACCCTCTCTACCCTGGGTTTCCTTATAATGAAAAGGGAGATAGAGCCATTGCACCACCTTATTCACTGTGTCACACTGGAGAGGACCTGCCTAAAG ataagaaCATTCTTCGATTTTTCTTCAATCTTGGTGTGAAG GCATATAGTTGTCCTATGTGGGCCCCACATTCTTACCTGTACCCTCTGCACCAGGCCTACCTGACAGCCTGCAGGATATACCCAAAGGTCCCTGTCTCTGTGTATCCTCAAAATCCTTGGTTCCAAGAAGTTGCTGCTTCTCAGAATGAAAGTGATTGTACCTGTACTGATGCACAATTTCCTATGCAGACTGAGGCCAATGTTAATGGTCAAATGCCGCAGGCAGAGATTGAACCACCGACATTTTCTTCACCTCTGGTTATTCCTCCATCTCAGGTGTCTGAAAGTCATGGACAGTTGTCTTACCAGGCTGATCTTGAATCTGAAAACACTGGGCAGCTTCTTCATGCTGAATATGAAGAGCCACTCAGTGGCAAGAATATGTTCACACAACCGTCCTTTGGACCTAATCCATTTTTAGGCCCAGTTCCCATTGcacctcctttctttcctcatgTTTGGTATGGGTACCCTTTTCAGGGATTCATAGAAAGTCCAGTAATGAGGCAGAATATTGTTGTGCCCTCTGATGAGAAAGAATTGGATCTGCCCCTGGAAAATCTGGATCTATCTAAAGAATGTGGTTCAGTTTCAGCAGATGCGTTTCCGGAGGCCAGAGGTGAAGGCACTTGTCCTCTCACTGAAGCAAGTGTGAGTAAGCATGAAGGCCGGGCAGAGCAGTCGTCTCAGACACCTGAGGCAGATCTGGCAGTGGCTTCCATCCCTCCTGGAGCAGAAGGGAAGGCTCATCTTCCCACTCAGATTctaaacagagagagagaaactgtgcCTGTTGGACTTGAGCCCAAAAGGACCATTCCaagtatgaaagaaaaatcagagaaagcaAAAGATCCTAGTAAGACTGCCGCTGTTGTGGTCAGTGGGGCCAACTCTGTGGACAGCAGAGTGCAAAGACCAAAAGAAGAGAGTTCAGAAGACGAAAACGACGTGTCAGATATTCTGAGAGGTGGTAGATCCAAGCAGTTCTATAATCAGACGTATGGAGGCAGGAAGTACAAAAGCGATTGGAGCTACTCTGGTAGGGGAGGCTATCAGCATGCGAGAGGTGAGGAGTCCTGGAAGGGGCAGCCCAGCAGAAGCCGAGATGAAGGCTACCAGTACCATCGGAATGTCAGAGGTCGGCCATACAGGGGGGATAGGAGGAGAGCAGGAATGGGAGATGGCCATCGGGGACAACACACCTGA
- the OTUD4 gene encoding OTU domain-containing protein 4 isoform X1, which yields MEAAVGAPDGGDQGGTGCREDATPMDAYLRKLGLYRKLVAKDGSCLFRAVAEQVLHSQSRHVEVRMACIHYLRENREKFEEFIEGSFEDYLKRLENPQEWVGQVEISALSLMYRKDFIIYREPNVSPSQVTENNFPEKVLLCFSNGNHYDIVYPIKYKESSAMCQSLLYELLYEKVFKTDVSKILMELDTSKGADENNSEVSDSEDDSCKSKTTTANDVNGFKALSSDQHPKNNGNSPSLPLSRKVLKSLNPAVYRNVEYEIWLKSKQAQQKHDYSIAAGLQYEVGDKCQVRLDHNGKFSNAEFQGVHSENGPILVEEPGKKHSPKNLKTAPSESWNTVSGKKMKKPSTLVQNLHSDTDYRGPKNPSKLIKAPSALPPRFQHPSGVRQHAFSGHSAGSQSQKPSSEHKNLRTSSQIIRKPDRERAEDFDHTSRESNYFGLSPEERREKQAIEESRLLYEIQNRDEQAFPALSSSSVSQSASQSSSNPCVQRKSSHVSDRKGSRRRTDTEERKDKDSIHGHVHLDKKPEPSTLENMSDDKCAGVLSPSKSKKLECPPSAEQKPAEHVSLSNPAPLLVSPEVHLTPAVPSLPATVPAWPSEPTTFGPTGVPTQIPILSVTQTLTTGPDSAVSQAHLTPSPVPVSIQAVNQPLMPLPQTLSLYQDPLYPGFPYNEKGDRAIAPPYSLCHTGEDLPKDKNILRFFFNLGVKAYSCPMWAPHSYLYPLHQAYLTACRIYPKVPVSVYPQNPWFQEVAASQNESDCTCTDAQFPMQTEANVNGQMPQAEIEPPTFSSPLVIPPSQVSESHGQLSYQADLESENTGQLLHAEYEEPLSGKNMFTQPSFGPNPFLGPVPIAPPFFPHVWYGYPFQGFIESPVMRQNIVVPSDEKELDLPLENLDLSKECGSVSADAFPEARGEGTCPLTEASVSKHEGRAEQSSQTPEADLAVASIPPGAEGKAHLPTQILNRERETVPVGLEPKRTIPSMKEKSEKAKDPSKTAAVVVSGANSVDSRVQRPKEESSEDENDVSDILRGGRSKQFYNQTYGGRKYKSDWSYSGRGGYQHARGEESWKGQPSRSRDEGYQYHRNVRGRPYRGDRRRAGMGDGHRGQHT from the exons gtattGCACTCTCAGTCTCGCCATGTTGAAGTCAGAATGGCCTGTATTCACTATCTTcgagagaacagagagaaatttGAAGAG tttatAGAAGGGTCATTTGAAGACTATTTAAAACGTTTGGAAAATCCACAG GAATGGGTTGGACAAGTGGAAATAAGTGCCCTTTCTCTTATGTACAG GAAAGATTTTATAATTTATCGGGAACCAAATGTTTCTCCTTCACAagtaactgaaaataattttcctgaaAAG gtgTTACTGTGTTTTTCAAATGGAAATCATTATGATATTGTCTATCCCATAAAGTATAAAGAGAGCTCTGCTATGTGTCAGT CTCTCCTTTATGAATTGCTGTATGAGAAGGTATTTAAAACTGATGTTAGTAAAATCTTGATGGAATTAGACACCTCTAAAGGAGCTGATGAAAACAACAGTGAAGTATCAGATTCAGAGGATGACAGTTGCAA gAGTAAAACTACCACTGCTAATGATGTGAATGGATTTAAAGCTTTGTCAAGTGACCAg CACCCAAAAAATAATGGGAATTCTCCTAGCCTTCCTTTGTCTAGAAAAGTTCTTAAGTCACTCAATCCAGCAGTCTATAGGAATGTGGAATATGAAATTTGGCTGAAGTCTAAACAAG CTCAACAAAAACATGATTACTCCATTGCTGCTGGCTTACAGTATGAAGTTGGAGATAAATGCCAA GTTAGATTGGATCACAATGGTAAATTTTCTAATGCAGAGTTTCAAGGGGTTCACTCTGAGAATGGACCGATTTTGGTTGAAGAACCTGGAAAGAA acATTCACCGAAGAACCTCAAAACAGCTCCCTCAGAAAGCTGGAACACAGTGTcaggaaagaagatgaaaaaacCTTCCACTTTGGTACAAAATTTGCACTCTG ACACAGATTACAGAGGGCCAAAGAATCCAAGCAAGCTAATAAAAGCCCCATCAGCACTACCTCCTCGATTCCAGCATCCTTCAGGAGTAAGACAACATGCTTTTTCTGGTCATTCTGCAGGGTCACAGTCTCAGAAACCCTCCAGTGAGCACAAAAATCTTAGGACAAGCTCACAGATCATAAG AAAACCTGATCGTGAGAGAGCAGAGGATTTTGATCACACGAGTCGAGAGTCTAACTATTTTGGCCTCTCCCCAGAAGAGCGCAGAGAGAAGCAAGCTATAGAAGAATCTCGTTTACTCTATGAGATTCAGAACAGAGATGAACAGGCTTTCCCAGCCCTTTCC agcTCATCAGTCAGTCAGTCGGCTTCTCAGAGTAGTAGCAACCCATGCGTCCAGAGAAAATCATCACATGTGAGTGATAGAAAAGGAAGCAGGCGGAGAACGGATACTGAAGAACGAAAAGATAAAG ACTCCATCCATGGACATGTTCACTTGGATAAAAAACCTGAGCCAAGCACATTGGAG AATATGAGTGATGATAAATGTGCAGGAGTTTTGTCACCATCCAAGTCAAAGAAATTAGAGTGCCCACCTTCTGCAGAACAA AAGCCAGCAGAACATGTGTCTTTGTCAAATCCAGCTCCTCTTCTAGTTTCTCCAGAGGTACATCTAACTCCCGCAGTGCCTTCTTTACCAGCCACTGTGCCAGCCTGGCCAAGTGAACCTACAACTTTTGGACCAACAG GTGTCCCTACTCAAATCCCCATCTTGTCAGTGACACAGACCCTGACCACTGGACCTGATTCTGCTGTGTCCCAAGCTCATTTAACACCCTCTCCAGTTCCTGTGTCAATACAGGCAGTTAACCAGCCCTTGATGCCTTTGCCTCAGACATTGAGCCTTTACCAGGACCCTCTCTACCCTGGGTTTCCTTATAATGAAAAGGGAGATAGAGCCATTGCACCACCTTATTCACTGTGTCACACTGGAGAGGACCTGCCTAAAG ataagaaCATTCTTCGATTTTTCTTCAATCTTGGTGTGAAG GCATATAGTTGTCCTATGTGGGCCCCACATTCTTACCTGTACCCTCTGCACCAGGCCTACCTGACAGCCTGCAGGATATACCCAAAGGTCCCTGTCTCTGTGTATCCTCAAAATCCTTGGTTCCAAGAAGTTGCTGCTTCTCAGAATGAAAGTGATTGTACCTGTACTGATGCACAATTTCCTATGCAGACTGAGGCCAATGTTAATGGTCAAATGCCGCAGGCAGAGATTGAACCACCGACATTTTCTTCACCTCTGGTTATTCCTCCATCTCAGGTGTCTGAAAGTCATGGACAGTTGTCTTACCAGGCTGATCTTGAATCTGAAAACACTGGGCAGCTTCTTCATGCTGAATATGAAGAGCCACTCAGTGGCAAGAATATGTTCACACAACCGTCCTTTGGACCTAATCCATTTTTAGGCCCAGTTCCCATTGcacctcctttctttcctcatgTTTGGTATGGGTACCCTTTTCAGGGATTCATAGAAAGTCCAGTAATGAGGCAGAATATTGTTGTGCCCTCTGATGAGAAAGAATTGGATCTGCCCCTGGAAAATCTGGATCTATCTAAAGAATGTGGTTCAGTTTCAGCAGATGCGTTTCCGGAGGCCAGAGGTGAAGGCACTTGTCCTCTCACTGAAGCAAGTGTGAGTAAGCATGAAGGCCGGGCAGAGCAGTCGTCTCAGACACCTGAGGCAGATCTGGCAGTGGCTTCCATCCCTCCTGGAGCAGAAGGGAAGGCTCATCTTCCCACTCAGATTctaaacagagagagagaaactgtgcCTGTTGGACTTGAGCCCAAAAGGACCATTCCaagtatgaaagaaaaatcagagaaagcaAAAGATCCTAGTAAGACTGCCGCTGTTGTGGTCAGTGGGGCCAACTCTGTGGACAGCAGAGTGCAAAGACCAAAAGAAGAGAGTTCAGAAGACGAAAACGACGTGTCAGATATTCTGAGAGGTGGTAGATCCAAGCAGTTCTATAATCAGACGTATGGAGGCAGGAAGTACAAAAGCGATTGGAGCTACTCTGGTAGGGGAGGCTATCAGCATGCGAGAGGTGAGGAGTCCTGGAAGGGGCAGCCCAGCAGAAGCCGAGATGAAGGCTACCAGTACCATCGGAATGTCAGAGGTCGGCCATACAGGGGGGATAGGAGGAGAGCAGGAATGGGAGATGGCCATCGGGGACAACACACCTGA